Proteins found in one Nitratireductor kimnyeongensis genomic segment:
- a CDS encoding sugar-binding transcriptional regulator, translating to MREGITAVPRKSKKKPADEPTLSSADLNVKMAWLYHVEGLTQEKIASLLNVSRMKVMRALAASAESHMVVTTINAETAEQVALERKLEKRWGLKSAIVVPAPEEADNLERSIGHAVARYLEEQMKPGMTLAIGGGATLHSSLSFMAQRDLNGSTVIGLVGSLPHSKWVNPSIVATKVAERFKVDSYQISAPVVVDDPNLRERLWEQPSLRDVRERAARADIALLTVGAVSPEATIFRYGIVPKALIEPLRDKGAIANILCYFVDAAGQLIDHEVNQRIMAIDLDVVARIPHVILAAGGEQKVSAILAALRTVSAAALITDAATARMLLEKAEEDLL from the coding sequence ATGAGAGAGGGAATCACCGCCGTGCCGCGAAAAAGCAAAAAGAAGCCGGCAGACGAGCCGACGCTGTCTTCCGCCGATCTCAATGTGAAGATGGCCTGGCTTTATCATGTGGAAGGTCTGACGCAGGAGAAGATCGCCAGCCTGCTCAACGTGAGTCGCATGAAGGTCATGCGAGCACTGGCCGCAAGTGCCGAAAGCCATATGGTGGTGACCACAATCAATGCCGAGACCGCCGAGCAGGTGGCGCTCGAGCGAAAGCTGGAAAAGCGCTGGGGCCTGAAAAGCGCCATCGTGGTCCCCGCACCCGAAGAAGCAGACAATCTGGAACGTTCGATCGGCCATGCCGTAGCGCGCTACCTCGAAGAGCAGATGAAGCCTGGCATGACTCTGGCCATTGGCGGCGGAGCGACACTGCATTCCAGCCTGAGCTTCATGGCGCAACGGGATCTGAACGGATCCACTGTCATTGGCCTCGTGGGAAGCCTGCCGCATTCCAAATGGGTCAATCCGTCCATTGTTGCCACCAAGGTGGCAGAGCGCTTCAAGGTGGACAGCTATCAGATCAGTGCGCCGGTGGTGGTGGATGATCCCAATCTGCGCGAGCGGCTTTGGGAACAGCCGTCGCTGCGCGACGTGCGCGAGCGGGCCGCCCGGGCTGACATAGCACTGCTCACCGTAGGGGCGGTGTCACCGGAAGCGACAATCTTCCGTTACGGGATCGTGCCGAAAGCGCTCATCGAACCGCTGCGCGACAAGGGCGCAATCGCCAATATTCTCTGCTATTTCGTGGACGCTGCGGGGCAACTGATCGACCATGAAGTAAACCAGCGCATCATGGCCATCGACCTCGATGTCGTGGCACGCATTCCGCATGTCATTCTTGCTGCCGGCGGCGAACAGAAAGTGTCAGCCATTCTTGCAGCCCTGCGCACAGTCTCAGCGGCGGCTCTCATCACCGATGCCGCCACGGCAAGAATGCTGCTCGAAAAGGCCGAGGAAGACCTGCTCTAG
- a CDS encoding ABC transporter substrate-binding protein — MGRQSTIRSVAFVAALLTSTAAFADNLVLYTSQPDADAAETVDAFKAANPDVEVEIFRSGTSDLMTKLAAEFAAGSPQPDVLLIADAVSMETLKKDGHLMAYPEANVDGFETAAYDAEKTYFGSKLITTGIAYNTAAAEKPEHWSDLAGEAYKDLTIMPSPLYSGAAAYLLSAFVNRDDLGWDYFEKLKENGHVAVRGNGAVLKSVASGEKAYGMLVDFMAMNAKKDGSPIEFVFPEEGVTAVTEPVAIMSTAKNPDVAKKFVDFILSDDGQKLALKQGYLPAKPSVGSPDWLPEGTKINVMTVDVKKVVDEIAGNKEKFSSMFGG; from the coding sequence ATGGGACGTCAGTCCACGATACGTTCGGTTGCGTTCGTAGCCGCACTGCTCACATCCACAGCCGCTTTCGCCGACAACCTGGTTCTTTACACATCGCAGCCTGATGCTGACGCTGCAGAGACTGTCGACGCCTTCAAGGCTGCCAATCCGGACGTAGAAGTCGAGATCTTCCGTTCCGGTACCAGTGATCTCATGACCAAGCTCGCTGCAGAATTCGCTGCCGGCAGCCCGCAGCCGGACGTGCTTCTGATCGCCGATGCAGTCAGCATGGAGACGCTCAAGAAGGACGGCCACCTGATGGCCTATCCGGAAGCCAATGTGGACGGTTTCGAGACAGCTGCCTATGACGCCGAGAAAACCTATTTCGGCTCCAAGCTCATCACGACCGGCATTGCCTACAACACAGCTGCGGCCGAGAAGCCGGAGCATTGGTCCGATCTGGCGGGCGAGGCCTACAAGGACCTCACCATCATGCCGAGCCCGCTTTATTCGGGTGCCGCAGCTTACCTTCTGTCCGCTTTCGTCAACCGCGACGATCTCGGGTGGGACTATTTCGAGAAGCTGAAGGAAAACGGCCATGTGGCCGTGCGCGGCAATGGTGCGGTGCTCAAATCAGTCGCAAGCGGTGAGAAAGCCTATGGTATGCTCGTCGACTTCATGGCCATGAACGCCAAGAAGGACGGCTCGCCCATCGAATTCGTATTCCCCGAGGAAGGCGTGACCGCTGTCACCGAGCCGGTCGCCATCATGTCGACCGCGAAGAACCCGGATGTGGCCAAGAAGTTCGTCGACTTCATTCTCTCCGACGATGGTCAGAAGCTCGCGCTGAAGCAGGGCTATCTGCCGGCTAAACCTTCTGTCGGTTCGCCCGACTGGCTGCCCGAGGGCACCAAGATCAATGTCATGACCGTTGATGTGAAGAAGGTTGTCGACGAGATCGCCGGCAACAAGGAGAAATTCTCCTCCATGTTCGGTGGCTAA
- a CDS encoding ABC transporter permease → MTAIRKERQGQDMALTAGIVALIVIFSLLPMARLLQEIILPGGRFSLDIIRNGLIDDTTWRATWNTLVVGLGGTIFALVLGVAVAILVSLSDVRQRQAFVLCFVTPLMIAPQVTALAWLQLFGPSSPLLNMLGMAPPLGTRNPLYSPEGIIFLLGIQYAPLVFLIVRAGMRKLPRELVEAAQSSGAGWVRVLGTIILPLMTPSIVGAAALTFVSCVGNFGIPAFLGIPANYLVLPTLIYQRLAGGGPDVLSEVAFLSVLIGVIAMVGIVMQDRIASRRDFRITSTSLPAAPYQLGAWRVPVEFGMWALIALILVLPLVGLILTSLVRGYGVTLTAETATLENYYFVIFQHAAASRAFLNSLYLSAGASIFAVFVAIPLGYVIAWGNKRWIKALNLAIELPYALPGVVLAIASLLLFLKPMPITGIQIYNTVWIILYAYLARFLILAVRPTITGYFQLDRALEEAAQVAGAGLFTRMRTIIFPLIAPAAIAGGLLIFMTALCELTVSALLWSSGSETIGVVIFSFEQGGDSKYAAAVSAIMVATTFLLMLLASLFANKLPDGVLPWRD, encoded by the coding sequence ATGACCGCAATACGTAAGGAACGTCAGGGCCAGGATATGGCCCTGACAGCGGGAATCGTCGCGCTTATCGTCATCTTTTCGCTGTTGCCCATGGCGCGGCTTTTGCAGGAAATCATCCTGCCCGGCGGTCGGTTCTCGCTCGATATCATTCGCAATGGTCTGATCGACGACACGACCTGGCGCGCCACCTGGAACACACTGGTGGTTGGCCTTGGCGGGACGATTTTCGCCCTGGTTCTCGGTGTGGCTGTTGCCATTCTCGTTTCATTGTCGGATGTGCGCCAGCGTCAGGCTTTCGTCCTGTGTTTCGTCACACCGCTCATGATTGCGCCGCAGGTGACTGCGCTTGCATGGCTGCAGCTATTCGGACCATCCAGCCCGCTTCTGAACATGCTGGGCATGGCGCCACCGCTTGGCACGCGCAATCCGCTCTATTCGCCCGAGGGCATCATTTTTCTGCTCGGCATCCAGTATGCGCCGCTCGTCTTCCTGATTGTGCGGGCTGGCATGCGCAAGCTGCCGCGTGAGCTGGTTGAGGCCGCACAGTCGAGTGGTGCCGGCTGGGTCCGGGTGCTCGGCACCATCATCCTGCCGCTGATGACGCCTTCCATCGTGGGGGCGGCCGCACTCACCTTCGTTTCCTGCGTTGGCAATTTCGGCATTCCGGCCTTCCTGGGCATCCCGGCAAACTATCTCGTCCTGCCGACACTCATCTATCAGCGTCTGGCCGGGGGTGGTCCGGATGTGCTCTCCGAGGTCGCATTTCTCTCGGTACTCATAGGCGTTATCGCCATGGTCGGCATTGTCATGCAGGACCGCATTGCAAGCCGCCGCGATTTCCGCATCACCTCCACCTCGCTGCCTGCTGCACCCTATCAGCTTGGCGCCTGGCGTGTGCCGGTGGAGTTCGGCATGTGGGCTCTGATTGCGCTCATTCTCGTTCTGCCGCTGGTGGGGCTCATTCTCACCTCGCTGGTGCGTGGCTATGGTGTGACGCTGACCGCAGAGACCGCAACGCTGGAAAACTATTACTTCGTTATTTTCCAGCATGCTGCCGCAAGCCGGGCGTTCCTGAACAGCCTTTATCTCTCGGCTGGGGCATCGATCTTTGCTGTCTTTGTTGCCATTCCACTTGGCTATGTGATCGCCTGGGGCAACAAGCGCTGGATCAAGGCGCTCAATCTCGCAATCGAGCTGCCCTATGCGCTTCCAGGCGTGGTGCTGGCAATCGCCTCGCTGCTCCTGTTCCTGAAGCCCATGCCGATCACCGGTATCCAGATTTACAACACGGTCTGGATCATTCTCTACGCCTATCTTGCGCGCTTCCTGATCCTGGCGGTCAGGCCGACGATCACGGGCTATTTCCAGCTCGACCGGGCGCTGGAGGAGGCGGCACAGGTGGCCGGTGCGGGGCTGTTCACACGCATGCGCACCATCATCTTCCCGCTCATTGCTCCGGCGGCCATCGCCGGCGGGCTGCTGATCTTCATGACAGCACTGTGCGAGCTGACGGTTTCCGCGCTCTTGTGGTCGTCGGGATCGGAGACCATCGGCGTTGTCATCTTCTCCTTCGAACAGGGTGGCGATTCCAAATATGCGGCGGCGGTTTCCGCCATCATGGTCGCAACCACCTTCCTTCTGATGCTGCTCGCCAGCCTCTTTGCAAACAAACTACCGGACGGAGTTCTCCCATGGCGGGACTGA
- a CDS encoding ABC transporter ATP-binding protein: MAGLSIKNVTKTFGEAKALDNVSIDVADGEFLAVLGPSGCGKTTLLRMIAGFENVTGGSIYIGDREVSSAEANIPPEKRRVGIVFQNYALWPHMTVSENIGYALKVARVSKSEREERVKNALALVNMEPYGDRRPANLSGGQRQRVALARCLVAEPRLVLFDEPLANLDVHLRASMEDEFADFHKRTGTTILYITHDQAEAMALADRIAVMDHGRLMQLATPRELYHEPANEMVASFISQGMVLPANVETAEADGQCRVTVLGQELVVRCRKGEKPRKDARICCRASQIESVGASQPGFEGTITRAVYRGGSARIEFEPEAAPHLGLHFDQPDPVTFEAGQRARLAITSGWLIPANGAA, from the coding sequence ATGGCGGGACTGAGCATTAAGAACGTCACCAAAACCTTTGGCGAGGCCAAGGCCCTCGACAATGTCTCCATTGATGTCGCGGATGGCGAATTCCTCGCTGTTCTCGGCCCCTCGGGCTGCGGCAAGACAACGCTCCTGCGCATGATTGCGGGCTTTGAAAACGTCACCGGCGGCAGCATCTACATTGGCGACCGGGAGGTTTCGTCGGCAGAAGCGAACATCCCTCCGGAGAAACGTCGTGTGGGCATCGTGTTCCAGAACTATGCGCTCTGGCCACACATGACCGTGTCGGAAAACATCGGCTATGCGCTCAAGGTGGCCCGCGTTTCAAAGTCCGAGCGTGAAGAGCGGGTCAAAAACGCGTTGGCGCTCGTCAACATGGAACCGTATGGAGACCGCCGCCCTGCCAATCTGTCAGGCGGTCAGCGGCAGCGCGTGGCGCTGGCGCGCTGTCTTGTGGCGGAGCCCCGGCTTGTGCTGTTCGACGAGCCGCTTGCCAATCTCGACGTGCATCTGCGCGCGTCGATGGAAGACGAGTTCGCTGACTTCCACAAGCGTACGGGAACGACAATCCTCTACATCACCCACGATCAGGCTGAGGCAATGGCGTTGGCGGACCGCATCGCGGTCATGGATCACGGCCGCCTCATGCAGCTTGCCACGCCGCGCGAGCTCTATCATGAGCCGGCTAATGAAATGGTCGCCTCTTTCATCTCGCAGGGTATGGTCCTGCCGGCCAATGTCGAGACGGCGGAAGCCGATGGCCAGTGTCGCGTCACCGTGCTGGGGCAGGAGCTGGTCGTGCGTTGCCGGAAGGGTGAGAAACCGCGCAAGGATGCACGCATCTGCTGCCGTGCCTCGCAGATCGAGTCTGTTGGCGCCAGCCAACCAGGATTCGAGGGCACCATCACCAGGGCGGTGTATCGCGGTGGTTCTGCCCGGATCGAGTTCGAGCCCGAGGCCGCACCGCATCTCGGTCTGCATTTCGATCAGCCCGACCCGGTGACGTTCGAGGCAGGTCAGCGGGCAAGGCTCGCCATAACTTCGGGCTGGCTGATCCCCGCCAATGGGGCGGCCTGA
- a CDS encoding MBL fold metallo-hydrolase produces MLQVDLQGGFGEKGRTSIVVGDGSTRVMLDAGIKVGATGGEYYPLLAHPVSEIDALFISHAHEDHIGALCHLLRQGYAGPIYMTEETHTEMPATLAQYADAADLADFPPLAKQIRLFRPGETLAVGALNVATGASGHVVGGVWFSVEGAGQRIVYSADIVPESAVFPMQPLPACDLLVLDASYGADPIPGAERARQIGEWVAGYADGCLLPTPLSGRSLELIAAIGVPFAIEAGMRTALSAQILAPDAVHRDRVEVLSERLNVAHDWTVGEPLPACPLLVHDGMGVAGPSRPALEAAETAAFPILLSGHLPAGSPGARLVDEGKAAWIRMPTHPTLPENIALWEAAGRPRLIGHSCDAAALDALRQHIPALMTGARTGDTYQINEETIHAHSDFQ; encoded by the coding sequence ATGTTGCAGGTCGATCTTCAGGGCGGGTTCGGTGAGAAGGGGCGTACCAGTATTGTCGTTGGCGACGGCAGCACGCGCGTCATGCTCGACGCCGGCATAAAGGTGGGAGCGACGGGGGGCGAGTATTATCCCCTTCTCGCTCACCCGGTTTCCGAGATCGACGCGCTTTTCATTTCCCATGCCCATGAAGACCACATCGGGGCGCTGTGCCATCTCCTGCGACAGGGATATGCCGGCCCCATCTACATGACCGAGGAAACGCACACGGAGATGCCCGCCACGCTCGCACAATATGCGGACGCGGCAGATCTGGCGGATTTCCCACCGCTTGCAAAACAGATCCGGCTGTTTCGACCTGGCGAGACGCTGGCTGTCGGTGCATTGAACGTGGCAACCGGGGCTTCCGGCCATGTGGTTGGTGGCGTCTGGTTCTCGGTCGAGGGTGCGGGCCAACGCATCGTCTATTCCGCCGACATTGTGCCGGAGAGTGCTGTCTTCCCGATGCAGCCCTTGCCAGCCTGCGACCTGCTTGTTCTCGATGCTTCCTATGGCGCCGATCCCATCCCGGGGGCGGAGCGTGCGCGGCAGATCGGCGAATGGGTCGCCGGATATGCCGATGGCTGCCTTCTGCCCACGCCGCTTTCCGGCCGTTCGCTTGAGCTGATCGCGGCAATCGGCGTGCCTTTTGCAATCGAGGCCGGTATGCGCACGGCCCTCTCTGCCCAGATTCTTGCGCCGGATGCGGTGCATCGGGATCGTGTGGAAGTCCTGTCGGAGCGATTGAATGTCGCCCACGACTGGACTGTCGGCGAACCCCTTCCGGCCTGTCCGCTTCTCGTCCATGACGGAATGGGTGTGGCGGGTCCTTCACGCCCTGCGCTTGAAGCTGCAGAAACAGCCGCTTTCCCCATCCTCTTGAGTGGGCATCTGCCGGCGGGTTCTCCCGGCGCGCGGCTTGTCGATGAGGGCAAGGCCGCGTGGATCCGCATGCCAACGCACCCCACTCTGCCCGAGAACATCGCCCTGTGGGAGGCGGCAGGCCGCCCGCGGCTGATCGGCCATTCCTGCGACGCGGCCGCACTTGATGCGCTGCGTCAGCACATTCCCGCTCTCATGACCGGTGCCCGCACCGGCGACACCTACCAGATTAATGAAGAGACGATACATGCGCATTCTGATTTCCAATGA
- a CDS encoding 5'/3'-nucleotidase SurE produces the protein MRILISNDDGIEAPGIALAAEAASRLSDDVWVVAPDGKRTAAGPSLTVARPLTMRRLGERRYSCSGTPADCIVTSMGWLFHEDKKPDLVVAGVNDGRNVGEDLAYSGTLGVAREATFWGIPAIGFSRLKEANVREGDATWLAKFIERLWVTRNEWSLEGHWLSVNLPADLPASVSQPSIGRDKIARKVEVVREDGDEFELVVPRGREHTSRKGDENSLIAEGFATVNRLNWFGETQLAGAFMEGLRSATK, from the coding sequence ATGCGCATTCTGATTTCCAATGATGACGGCATCGAGGCTCCCGGTATTGCGCTGGCAGCAGAGGCGGCATCCCGACTGAGTGACGATGTCTGGGTGGTGGCGCCCGATGGCAAGCGCACAGCTGCCGGTCCGTCCCTGACCGTTGCGCGCCCGCTGACCATGCGCCGACTGGGCGAGCGCCGTTATTCCTGCTCGGGCACGCCCGCCGACTGCATTGTCACCTCCATGGGCTGGCTGTTCCATGAGGACAAGAAGCCGGATCTCGTGGTTGCTGGTGTCAATGACGGGCGCAATGTGGGTGAGGATCTTGCCTATTCGGGCACGCTGGGTGTTGCTCGAGAGGCCACCTTCTGGGGCATTCCTGCCATCGGCTTCTCCCGCCTCAAAGAGGCAAATGTGCGGGAAGGGGACGCCACGTGGCTTGCAAAGTTCATCGAGCGCCTCTGGGTGACGCGTAATGAGTGGTCTCTCGAAGGCCATTGGCTGAGCGTCAATCTTCCGGCAGATCTTCCGGCATCCGTGTCGCAACCCTCCATCGGCCGGGACAAGATCGCCCGCAAGGTGGAGGTTGTGCGGGAGGATGGCGACGAGTTCGAGCTGGTCGTGCCGCGCGGTCGCGAGCATACGAGCCGAAAGGGCGATGAGAACAGTCTCATCGCCGAGGGTTTTGCCACTGTGAACCGGCTCAACTGGTTTGGTGAAACCCAGCTCGCCGGCGCTTTCATGGAAGGGCTCAGGTCAGCAACGAAATAG
- a CDS encoding dermonecrotic toxin domain-containing protein yields MMHLGFKIDNVRKSEYTPQQNRKLERREAALPREISDGSTPVHETRKALHAQILKHTLTEDQWSEISKIVHQTIPDIRSLARARMVTILKDLTGQDADPDALYLNAFSSAVSSETSFNGVEHTGEPNSSTSLTDLLLSNFGANRQYLQSSALDAYEGIYSDGPGEDFYGTPNEFKVSASSLRNAIWKADFQSEVLSNLHDFWAGYQDDVALLAKIQFAVAAVTAVGDLTLSLSGLIMVMRGAGVNNDLLLAAISNGIGTEMEGEGEGEGEGEGEGEGEDDVEVLTFDINGYASNDILRFVRPNQHTVLYIPGETPSFHEFLSEEALENWVKETAASPQGRKQLEHHFSLVNLQDGFWHTGVANGLKKLGSGAWSTGINSRSTPYTGNLFDAIAENMRLRSLSDADTLITSDSEITRDLWIRNLRGFNKIFWPITMLAPELELGVLGFTMGSELTLEASQAITGDTYDERKAGALGAISTGGTILTGAALGAVARNLSEVEQFSAEGEDSLSSSALRPVVEEQPLRIGDISDFEVEPSLIEGRSSNQTGVFQAGDRYFIRHHDLTGVPRVYEIRSDFKLRDGYVNVIDPETRRSVAILHGDGNGGWKRITAEGAGPDRPPYQGQRAAENQQALNRRGYCVIADPDESATLDAIEALKERVDALRFKLEDLGRESEKNGRIGTYHLVYRVDNLRPDQLLEAGWFRPSRQFEAVVNMIEKPATIGSASLAASNNVLNIWQYEPADGIMYQYAIVTEGRKVGSFVDGGGYDYEFLDEVHFPPPPTKNVYLLDSSNENIRKTIAELAAARSVNTTYGIPLQVFEDYRLGRITLDGSPTAELPQSSIATSEASDSLKSLDMTKRGQKRTQEWVDGLPTTGTVVEEPQPGPSRSMQHEMPEEIEEPEDVIETNTPPQSPTPPDFQEAFQTRVQEWLNDIWLDNADEPANPTIPDAWLAETQGHAGEEMIRTRFDETSVTGTSQFRQQPTSEWVKEYQANNR; encoded by the coding sequence ATGATGCATCTTGGATTTAAAATTGATAATGTTCGAAAATCAGAATATACGCCTCAACAAAATCGAAAATTGGAGCGGAGAGAGGCGGCTCTTCCAAGGGAAATCTCGGATGGTTCAACGCCTGTTCATGAAACCCGCAAAGCGCTTCACGCGCAAATTCTCAAACATACTCTGACAGAAGATCAGTGGTCGGAGATCAGCAAGATCGTCCACCAGACGATTCCCGACATTCGCTCATTGGCGCGTGCGCGAATGGTCACCATCCTCAAAGACTTGACCGGTCAGGATGCCGACCCTGACGCGCTATACCTGAACGCGTTCAGCTCAGCGGTCTCATCCGAGACAAGTTTCAACGGCGTTGAACACACAGGCGAACCGAACTCTTCAACCTCTTTGACCGATCTGCTTCTCTCAAACTTTGGCGCGAACCGGCAGTATCTCCAGTCAAGTGCATTGGATGCCTACGAAGGGATTTATTCGGATGGTCCCGGCGAAGACTTTTATGGAACGCCGAACGAATTCAAAGTTTCAGCGTCCAGTTTGAGAAACGCAATCTGGAAGGCCGATTTCCAATCTGAAGTTCTCTCGAACCTGCATGATTTCTGGGCAGGTTATCAAGACGACGTCGCACTCTTGGCGAAGATTCAATTTGCCGTTGCTGCCGTGACCGCCGTGGGTGACCTTACGCTCTCACTCTCCGGTCTGATCATGGTCATGCGCGGAGCCGGCGTGAACAATGACCTTCTCTTGGCGGCCATATCGAACGGCATCGGGACAGAGATGGAAGGGGAAGGGGAAGGGGAAGGGGAAGGGGAAGGGGAAGGGGAAGGGGAAGATGATGTTGAAGTTTTGACCTTCGATATCAACGGTTATGCCTCAAACGACATTCTCCGTTTTGTTCGCCCAAACCAGCATACAGTGCTTTATATACCTGGTGAGACACCCTCCTTTCATGAGTTTCTAAGTGAAGAAGCGCTCGAAAACTGGGTCAAGGAGACAGCGGCTTCGCCGCAGGGACGTAAGCAGCTTGAGCACCATTTCTCACTTGTCAATCTTCAGGACGGATTTTGGCATACAGGCGTCGCCAACGGCTTGAAGAAGCTGGGGTCAGGGGCCTGGAGCACAGGCATCAATTCCAGAAGCACACCATACACGGGTAACCTCTTCGATGCGATCGCGGAAAACATGCGACTGCGCAGCCTCTCAGACGCCGACACCTTGATCACCTCGGACAGCGAAATTACCCGCGATCTCTGGATCAGGAATTTGCGTGGGTTCAACAAGATTTTCTGGCCGATCACGATGTTGGCCCCTGAATTGGAACTGGGTGTCCTCGGTTTCACCATGGGTAGCGAGCTTACGCTTGAAGCCAGTCAGGCTATCACCGGCGACACCTATGATGAACGAAAAGCAGGTGCCCTTGGCGCCATCTCGACGGGAGGCACCATACTGACCGGAGCAGCCCTTGGGGCTGTTGCGAGAAACCTTTCGGAAGTAGAGCAATTTTCTGCAGAGGGTGAAGATTCACTCTCATCCTCAGCTTTGCGTCCAGTCGTCGAGGAGCAGCCACTTCGGATCGGAGACATATCCGACTTTGAAGTAGAACCCTCGCTCATTGAAGGGCGTTCATCCAATCAGACGGGCGTCTTTCAAGCTGGTGATCGTTATTTCATACGCCATCATGACCTCACCGGGGTCCCTCGCGTCTATGAAATCAGAAGCGACTTCAAGCTGCGAGATGGCTATGTAAACGTTATCGATCCGGAAACACGAAGGTCTGTCGCGATCCTGCATGGTGACGGCAATGGTGGCTGGAAGCGTATAACCGCCGAGGGTGCCGGTCCGGATCGCCCACCCTATCAGGGTCAGCGCGCTGCCGAGAACCAGCAGGCTCTGAACAGACGGGGTTACTGTGTGATTGCGGACCCGGACGAAAGCGCTACCCTCGACGCGATAGAGGCACTCAAGGAACGCGTCGACGCCCTGAGGTTCAAACTTGAGGATCTGGGCCGTGAATCAGAAAAGAACGGTCGGATCGGCACGTATCATCTTGTCTATCGAGTGGACAATCTCAGGCCAGATCAGCTTCTGGAGGCGGGCTGGTTCCGTCCCTCCAGGCAATTCGAAGCGGTCGTCAACATGATCGAGAAACCTGCAACCATCGGCAGCGCCTCTCTTGCCGCCAGCAACAATGTGCTGAACATCTGGCAATACGAGCCGGCTGACGGAATCATGTACCAGTACGCCATTGTGACAGAAGGGAGGAAAGTGGGCTCCTTCGTGGATGGAGGAGGCTACGATTACGAGTTTCTCGACGAGGTGCACTTTCCACCACCTCCCACCAAGAATGTCTATTTGCTGGACTCCTCAAACGAAAACATCCGGAAAACCATCGCAGAGCTTGCCGCCGCTCGTTCCGTGAACACAACTTACGGAATCCCTCTTCAGGTATTCGAAGATTACAGGCTGGGGCGGATTACGCTGGATGGCAGCCCAACCGCGGAGCTTCCGCAGAGTTCCATAGCCACGAGCGAAGCCAGCGACAGTCTCAAATCTCTCGATATGACGAAACGTGGACAGAAACGCACTCAGGAATGGGTGGATGGTCTTCCAACCACTGGCACCGTCGTTGAAGAACCGCAACCGGGCCCCTCACGATCGATGCAGCACGAGATGCCGGAGGAAATAGAAGAACCGGAAGATGTCATTGAAACAAACACCCCCCCTCAATCCCCAACCCCTCCCGATTTTCAGGAAGCGTTCCAAACGCGTGTCCAGGAATGGTTGAACGACATTTGGCTGGACAATGCAGATGAGCCAGCAAACCCGACGATACCAGATGCATGGCTTGCTGAAACGCAAGGCCACGCGGGAGAAGAGATGATCCGGACCCGCTTTGACGAAACGTCAGTCACGGGCACATCGCAATTCAGACAACAACCCACTTCTGAATGGGTGAAAGAATATCAGGCGAACAACCGCTAA